Proteins co-encoded in one Bacillota bacterium genomic window:
- a CDS encoding co-chaperone GroES → MTVKPLEDRVLVRPIKPEERTRGGIILPDTAQEKSQEGEVVAVGDDETIKVKPGDRVLFARYSGTEVKIDGVDHLIVNKSDILAVIQRDGAAS, encoded by the coding sequence ATGACCGTCAAGCCGCTGGAGGACCGGGTGCTGGTGCGCCCCATCAAGCCGGAGGAACGCACCAGGGGAGGGATCATCCTGCCTGACACCGCGCAGGAGAAGTCCCAGGAAGGCGAGGTCGTCGCCGTCGGGGACGATGAGACCATCAAGGTGAAGCCGGGCGACCGGGTGCTGTTTGCCAGGTACTCGGGCACCGAGGTGAAGATCGACGGCGTGGATCACCTGATCGTCAACAAGTCCGACATCCTGGCCGTCATCCAGCGCGACGGGGCTGCCTCCTGA
- a CDS encoding sulfite oxidase-like oxidoreductase — translation MSTWPVLHAGEVPEIDLARWEFRVFGLVQNPLRFTWAEFQRLPRVSVPSDIHCVTRWSRLDNLWEGVAFATIAQLARPRPEARYVMVHAHPNFTANIPLDDLMRDDVLLADHHDGKPLTPEHGWPLRLVVPHLYFWKSAKWVRGAEFMAEDRPGFWEQLGYHMRGDPWKEQRYWGD, via the coding sequence GTGAGCACCTGGCCGGTGCTGCACGCCGGCGAAGTGCCGGAGATCGACCTCGCCCGGTGGGAGTTTCGCGTCTTCGGACTCGTGCAAAACCCGCTTCGCTTCACGTGGGCAGAGTTCCAGCGGCTCCCGCGGGTCTCGGTGCCATCGGATATCCACTGCGTGACGCGGTGGAGCCGGCTTGACAACCTCTGGGAGGGCGTGGCGTTTGCAACCATCGCCCAACTCGCGCGCCCGCGTCCAGAGGCCCGCTACGTCATGGTGCACGCCCATCCCAACTTTACCGCCAACATCCCTCTGGACGACCTGATGCGGGACGATGTCCTCCTCGCCGACCACCACGACGGCAAGCCGCTCACGCCCGAGCACGGCTGGCCACTGCGGCTGGTGGTGCCCCACCTCTACTTTTGGAAGAGCGCCAAGTGGGTGAGGGGCGCCGAGTTCATGGCCGAAGACCGCCCGGGCTTCTGGGAACAGCTGGGCTACCACATGCGCGGCGACCCGTGGAAGGAGCAGCGCTACTGGGGCGATTAG
- a CDS encoding glutaredoxin family protein, whose translation MSSASQPRVIVYSTPTCPWCNATKRYLRERQIRFYDVDVSRDPKAAQEMVRKSGQQGVPVIDINGRIVVGFDRPKIDALLGLRR comes from the coding sequence GTGTCTTCTGCCAGCCAGCCCAGGGTCATCGTGTACTCTACCCCAACGTGCCCCTGGTGCAACGCCACGAAGCGGTACTTGAGGGAGCGCCAGATCCGCTTCTACGATGTGGACGTGTCGCGGGACCCGAAGGCGGCGCAGGAGATGGTCCGCAAGTCGGGGCAGCAGGGCGTACCCGTCATCGACATCAACGGCCGCATCGTGGTGGGATTCGACCGGCCGAAGATCGACGCCCTGCTGGGCCTGCGCCGCTAG